The DNA window CcgtataatcaaaccttttctatgttgtcctggatggaacttagacacttttaaaacaggtctagttgaaaatgtctaagtgccaaaaaggtacccaagctGACCAGATGATCGCTGGAGAGATTAAGTTATGACCCccaacactcccccagtggtcactgacccccccaccccccaaaaaaaataaaatctgaatgaaacagtacacacTTGTCTCCAGTatggaaaagcctagtagagtagcacacaggtgtcttaagtagcctggtgagtgggctagtgagccatagagaggagagcCCAGGCCCATAATCCCCTCTAACCActccatttatggtggaaagtgtgagccccccCAAATACTACTACATTGCTATATAGGTaccacctgaagccataagggctattggagtggtagacaggtgagtatagtgggtttggCGGAAGAGCTATTGTATTGATGCTGGTTATTACTTTTTTGTGttacttatttgttttaaattatgagtGTTTTCTTGTACCTCGTTCAGGATTGTAGATGCAGTgagtaagaaattttttaaataaataaatgctccagcgcccatagaattcctatgagcatcagagtgtTTACCTTGTTGGCCTGCGGTAGAAACtcttaccatggctttgtaaaaggagtccaataGTATATCGGGGTATAAACTTCAAAACTGACTTCTGCTAATTGGTGCATCGTAGTGTGAAATGAAGTCTGGTGAACAAGATGTTGTCTGCCAGAAGGGTTGTGGCTGGAATTTATTTTGGCTATCTCAAAGCATTTGTTACGGGGATTTCATATGTGTCTTACGGTACCAAACTTTGTTTCGAGTGAATGTGAACGTTTGCAATTCATCTCTGAAAATATGTTAGGTTGCGGAGAAGCTGGTTATAACTGCTCCTAATTGTTTTGGCAGCTGTAAACTTCACCAGCGACTGGGAAGTTGGCTACGTCTCAACCAACACCACTTACAAAGCCTTCAGCAGCGTTGTCGTGGATGCAGATGTTGGTCTGCGAGTTGGACTATTGGGGGTCAACATCACATTGACAGGTGAGAATGTCATCCTGAAGCATGCAAAGTGCCAGTTGGGTTCAATGGATGTTCATTATACAATGCAATATAATACAGTTTcttttctgcaaggaatctacTGTATATACCTTAAAACTCTCCCAGTTATACAAAAAACTCAGTTAAATATAATAATCTTGTGTATTCAGAAATACATATGTTATACACAAAATTCAATTAGTTATCAGCCTTTGAGTATTCAGAAATATGCATATCTTTGTCTGATAGTCAGTGGAAGCTGCTTGCTGTTTTCCAGGAAATCCTGTGAATCAGATCAATGAAACCATTGATTACAATGAGCAGTTCTCCTGGGACTTCGGAACAGACTATGATGAGGAGTACAACGAAGGGCTGAGGAAGGGCCTTCCAAACCCTATCTTATACATTGCGGAAAAGTTCACACAGGACAGCCCGTGCGGCTTGCACATGCAGTACAGAATCTCAGGCCATTATGCATCGGCTACCATGTGGTAAGAAGCACTTTTTAATGTGGTGTATGCTGTGTCCATCTCCGATGGGATTGTTACATCTCCCCTCTTTGCCTGAGGTTATTTTAACATCCACTGGGCAGCCTCCCCTCGATATTCAGCGGGACTTAGCTGGACGGGAATGGCTCATGGCCAGCTAAGTACTGTGGCCGACTAAActctgatattcagtgggagctAGACGGCTATCTCTCACTGAAtatagtagaatctcagttaaccaaCTTTTGGTTAATTGACACTCTCACCCAACTAACAAAAAGATCACCAGGGAAAAAAGGTCCCTGAAGCAccagcagcagcggtcctgagccgcaatccccactccctccctctagcCCTGAAGCACTAGaagcggcagcagtcctgagccgcaaatcTCACCTCCCTCCTGATTCAAAGCAGTCCTGAGCCtcaaatccccccctccctccctcccttacctgaagcagcagctggtcagcaggaggcagcgctCAAAATAGGCTGCTCgcggccagccccagcaggacctttcctctgatgcatcattccgatgcatcagaggaaaggctctgcCGGGGCTGTTTTGAgcactgcctcctgctgaccggctgccacttcagggaaggaagggagggagggacggAGCGAGCGAGGGAGTTCGTGGCTAAGGACCTCCGCCTGCTTCTGCCGCTTCGGGGCTTGAGGGCTTtatggctcaggactgctgccgcaCTAGTGCTTTGGGGTGGGAGTATTGGGAGGGGGGAATTGCGATCTGTGTTAGACAATGTTTCTAATATCTCaatcaaccagaaaaacagttatccggcatccaccaatccccatgggcaCTGGATacctgagattctactgtatcctGCTTGCCAGATTGGCTGATGACCAGCTATGTTGCGTGCCATAGCTCGTCACCACTAATATTCATCAGCTGATTGGCTAAGACTATCAGCTAgatcaggggtaaggaactccggtcctcgagagccgtattccagtcgggttttcaggatttccccaatgaacatgcattgaaggcagtgcctgcaaatagatctcatgcatattcattggggaaatcctgaaaacccgactggaatacggctctcgaggaccggagttccctacccccgaGCTAGATAGACCCACCTAAGAAGCAGGTATGTCTTTTGCCTCTTTGTCATAGTCCCttgtacaccactcaggattttgtagatctcaatcgtccccccccccccttaactatCTCTCTTCCAAGTTGTAGAGCCCAAgcctctctagtctttcctccTAAAGACACGTTCtgtcctctttatcattttggtctctcttctttgaacattttctaattccacCAGCAACAAAACTGTGTGCAATGCTGAAATTAAggacacaccatggagcaatacagaggcattataatattctctctttatcatccctttcctaataattcctaacatcctgcttgctttttttttttttgtgaaattatTACATCAGTAAAAGTAACCAATGTGATCCtctacttctttacaagtaaaagtagCAGCATTTTACTTATGTACCGTAATTAATTACTTTTACTTAGTTATTATACAACActgaacataacaatagccaaactgggtcagactaacagtccatctagccctgtatcctgtctccagcagtggctaatccaggtcacaattgtctgacagaaacccaaacagtagcaacattccatgctaccaatcccaaggCAAGCAATGGCCTCCCCATGTCTCTCAGtagcagcctatggacttttcctccaggaacctgtccaaactgtttttaaacccagctatgctagtcacttttttttaaattctttattcaaacTACAAAAGTGCACACAAATAATACACTTTCATAGAATATTAAAataaagcacattaaacttacaaaaatatataaaaaggaaaattatttccccccacccttccacctATTAATCAACAAATAGAGATACCTTCAAGAACACTCAATATATACCCCCACTTTAAGTCATTCTCTGTGGCTCAGAGGGAACGGTGGCCCTGGCTGATGGCACCTCCAGTGACCCTCCTGTTTGCCCTATCTTAAAGCCAGCACTGTCTACCATAAACCAGTGAAGTAGGAAGACGTGGGGCTGTGAGGATTTATTTCAAGGGTTGGCTGCACCCTGATGTAGCTGTTTTAGTGAAACGCTAATCAACGTCGGTGCTTTATGATGCCCCGAAATAAGATAAGTATTTTTTTGTTCCTCTAGTGCCTGATTAGCACGTCATAAAATATTTCAGTTGTATttcttgcattgcacaaggctaaaatatatttcattactttaaaaaaggagtttttttttttttttaaataccaatGACGTGACGTTCTTTTGACCCAGATTGCACACTACCCAATCTCTGGAGGGGAGTGGTGGGGCTCTGAGGCTCCCCCCCTATCTTATCTTGTGTGGACTATATGAGCCATGCAATTGTTAGAATGATTCACTTTATTTATGAATAGCTATTGACATTCTCTGCTTGAACACTCCTTATTCTATGTTTGAATATTCCTTTTTTGTGAGATCTAAGGTGTGTTACATGGCCTCCCATTTATTGCTTTGTAGCAGTATTTTCTGCTTTGCATAAATAAACCAGTGTCATGAATGCTTCCTGACAGGAACTGTTCTATTCTCCACTGTGTGCCATTGCATGTTTTCCCTCCAATACAGACCATGACTCATTTCTACATGATAAACTGTGATGATGGAAACATGaggactataaaaaaaaaaaaaaaaatgaggtagataaaggggaggaaagaacagtataaaaaaagtTCTGGAAATACTAATCTTCCTTCCGCTTGTTCCTCACTAGTCGGGGAAGACGGCAGCCtgttaagcgtagcacagcgatTAACTCCAAGCTTGCTGTAATACGCCACACCTTTATCTCATCAGGAACTATAGAAGCTTCATTTCCTGTATAACATCATCCAACTGCCAGTAACGTTACAGGCAAAATCATGCTAGTGCCTATGGGATTTcagaccccttcccccccccccccccccgagtatcATAACTCGCTGGGGTTCAGTTCCTCATTTTTCCCAAGGTGGCAAGAGCTTACTCATATTGTAATTTAGTTTTCTTTATTTCATAAAATCTATAGTTTAAATcgtttatatataattttaaataaagaACTTAGCTTTTCAGCATTTCAGCAAAATCCTCCCCTCTACCAACGCGTTTCGCTTTGTCTTTATCAAGGTTGGGGAAACCCAGTATAACTTTATCTTATTTACTGTGCTGCCGGCACTAGCATGATTTTGCCTGCAACGTTACTGAAAATTGTTACTGTGTTATACTGACCAGAACATGAACTAATAAAGAGTTATGATAAGCCATAATAatttatggctccttttatcaatctgcgctagaggattttagcgcaggccagttcagtaaatgctccgatgctcatagaattcttatgagcatctgagcatttacctcactggcctatgctaaaatcctctagcgcagcttgataaaagcgcgtgtgtggtggggggaggggggagctagTCAATACAATTAAGAGAATTCCTAGTCGCGTATTCTCGCCTTTGTGAAAAGTAGTGAGCTGGCAGGGAacagctggcccagaacttcctctccgaggtcagaattgacatcgagggggggggggaggcaggctgtGGGCCCGGCGtttgtacgcacctggcctgttgtcggggaagcagggagaacagaacacaAAGGCATCGCGAGtctgggctccgcgatcgacttgcgttgcctttgcgatcaaaaggtcgatcgcgatcgatcttattgtttattgtttatttatttatttgattaaacgccttatcgattctacaaagcgttgtacataaaaaaaatttttttccttttgacaaacaatattacagttAAAACATACTACAAATGAACTATAATACACTCAAAGTTATTATGGGCAaacgaacaaaagacacacaaggtaaagaggggagaaatacaatagttatagtaaatggaagagacattaatggaaaaaaacaaaagggtagggagattaaaaaaaaaaaaaaaacaaattaaaaagaaaaattaaaattaagacgtcagttaaaattaaatttaagatagagtaaaacttcagttaaaagcatctttaaatagaaagcattttaatttgcttttgaatgatgttagattattttctatttttaaatacaacggaagagaattccagattgtTGGGGCTGTTACTGAAAAAATGGTAGTACGACGTGTACCAATCATCTTCAATGATGGTATATTAAGGTTAGATTGGGTTATGGATCTCAAAGATCTTAGTGAGTCATAGGGGATCAATAATCGATCAATGAAAGCTGGAGAATTAGTTTGCCTGGACACCCCTGTAGTATCTCGTAAAGTAAAGGTGCAACAAAGATTGAAATACCTACAACAGCCTGGAGAGGAAGGAGTGACACAATGGTTGgtgctgcagcctcagcaccctgaggttgtgggttcaaatcccatgctgctccttgtgaccctgggcaagtcacttaatccttcattgcccaaggtctgttagatagattgtgagcccaccgggacagatagggaaaatgtttgagtgcctgattgtaaaccacctagataacCTTTGATAGGCGATTTATGAGCGTGTCATTGATATTTCCGTGTTCTGTGTGTTACAGGGTGGCTTTCTGCACGTGGCTCATTTCCAACGTGCTCTTCTCCATGCCGATGTTTGTGTACGGTGCCTACATGACCCTTGTTACAGCTGCATTTATGATATTCTCGCTTGTTTCATTCTCCACCGTGAAGAACGCTCCAATGTGTGTCATTCAGTTTGGCACGACAGCCTTGTATACAGCCTTTGGAGGATCCTTCTGGCTAACTTTGGCTACAGGTTAGTAATGGACTCGGGTCTCATCTGATCTGTTCCGGAAACTCTGTGGCATATCATACCGTATTTAGGTGGGAAGCAGAAAATGATGGTTTGGGTAGGCACAGGAGTACATACTGCAGGGTGGCTATGGTGCAGTgatgaagctacagcctcagtaccctgaggttgtgggttcaaacccacgctgctccttgtcaccctgAGCAACTCAcataatccccctcccccattgccccaggtacattagatagattgtgagccaaccagcacagacaggggaaaatgctgtaGTACAGAGATTTGAATAGGAGAAGTAAGGTGAGGTTTATATCTCTTCTAATTGAACACATAACTACGTTATAATTTGATACTTAATTTGCCTTTACTATAATAAAATCTCGAAGATTTtgtttaaaacatagaaacatagaagatgacggcagataagggccatagcccatcaggtctgcccactctactgacccacccccaagtctactatcctagggatcccactcctggtgacaggttcccttggcttaaccctctaggGATCCCACATGTTTTGTGTCCAATTTTTACACATCAGGACGAGAAACTCTTCTCTTACAGCTTAAGAGAGGAATTTTCATCCTGTAGAACTTCTCCTGAACCTGTATCCAGGTAAAGTAGCAGCCTCCTGGATaacctgaataaaattcatgtgaaccattctgagctcccctgggagagcaatatagaaaattaaataaatgttcAATTTGCAGGTGCTGCTGGTGAGAGGGCTATTCTTCGAATATTTCTTCTTACTACCTCTGCACTGTGCAGATAGTGCAAGGGTGGACCATGAGTGGTGTTTGGGCAGGGCTGGAGGTTATCAAGATAGCATCAATATTCAGATTAAAGCCACCTAAAATTAAGGGTGTGATTACTTTATACCACCAAAAAGGGAGCCTAAGGAAGCCTCGATCAAGGCATCTTAAAGGAGTCGTgaggtgtaaagttcaaagttcactttattgatagtagcactgtgaggactcgaagactcgacactgacaatgtttcggcatctatgccgttgtcaagagtctcaatggCTGGTAGTTCGATCACATAAATAGAGCATTCAAAGCAGGTCAAATTTAGAAGGAACAGGAAAATATCTGGTGTCCAAAGCGAAGTTGAGGGTCACGAGTGAAATTATACCTAAACTGCAAAAGAACACAATGTAGATTATGGTCCTTCAGCCAAACTGCAGTACACAGTGGCCATTTTTACTGTGTAAAATGGCTagatttccttctttttttttttttttttttttttaattaatggccACATGTTAATTTTACAAGGGATTCAACAGATCCAATTGTCAATGCTTTCAAAAACACTTGAAATAAGATACTAGCATATCTGttgtctaagttagattgtaagctcttctgagcagggaccgcctattaaatatcaaaatgtacaacgcttcgtacgcctttcagcgctatataagtgataaaaagtaatagtagtagtaccaGAGTGAGCTAGCACTAAtcttcactgtaaaaaaaaaaaaagtgcaaaaagTAGGGTGGAGAAAAAAATCCTTGGAATAACGTGCCAATAATAGACCATGGTGTTAGTTTGCAAGAGTCACTTTGGTTTGGCTTTTGCAGAAATATATCTTTATGAAGCCTTCATTAACAGTAACAcaccaggtttcaggtttattcaaATTTTGATGTACCCTCTTATCAaatatcaaagtggttttacagaGTAGTAAAAAAACAATCATCAGTGCAGCCACAAAAATACCAACTGACATACAATGACTTACTGGTTCAGAATTTAAATAGAAAGGAACGGGAAgggaaacaaacaaataaaaagaacaaaaggGTTCTTGCATTAGCAGGTACATCAGCCAAAGGGGCATAAAAACAACCTTAATACTTCCTTAAAAGGACGATCATAAATcgtacgcatctttaaaaaggaatgcttTTAAACTAGCTTTgaatttatcaagggatgtaaGCTCTCTTAAATGGTTAGGGGCCGCATTCCAGAGTATAGGAGCTGTAACTGGAGAAAAAATGCTAGTTCTCGTAGTGTTAATGGATCTTAATGAGGGGATTGTcaacagattttttaaaattgattttatgAACAAATTACAAGTGTCACAGGAACTTAATACAGCAAAATTCTTGAAAAGCACTCAAGTACTATTAAACGTATATCCATAACCTATACCCGTCCCCATCCCCCCACCTAATGCAtttttatatcataaatataaaatgaaatcCCCTCACCCAAACATATAAATCTCATTGACCTTACTTTTCACTACCCTCCACCCCTCCAACTCAACCCCAGATGTGCATAAAACAAAGAAATTATCTAggaatttaaaatttctttaattcaatgACTAATTGAGACTTAAATATTTTTAATGAACGACTCCATTGGACTCCAAATTTGTTTAAATTTCTGGGAATCACTTTTTTGATCTGCAagaattctttcatatctataataaaggcaaagagtttcccaccaaaaagggaAATTCAAACggtcacaattcttccaattccTCATAATAAGTTGCAATCCCACCGCTGACATGATAAGGAAAAGCCTCTCCTTATATTCATCAAGCAGACTTCTAGGCAAAAAAGAAGTGCCAAATAAAACTCTCCCATATGATAAAGGCACATTGACACTAAGAATTAACCTAATTTTACTCCATATACTTTGCCAAAAAAAACTTGAATCAACAGACAATGATACAACATATGATCTAAAGTATAACCTACAACATATAACctacaatgccaacatttattagatttaGCACTGTCCAATTTTTGCAACCTTACCAGGGTCCACAAAGTCCTTACCGGGGTCCAGAAATACAAAATCTGCCTCATAGAACCAGACCCCATTCAATTTAGACGACGAGACCAAATTTTAGGCCAACGTACTACAGAGATCGCATGTTGTATTtcagcattccaaatatcataaAGACTTGTTTTGTGTATGTAATCCGTAATTATTTTATACCATCTAGAAGCTTAATTCCCCTGAAATTCAACAGATTTTGATTCGAAGAATGAAGGGAGCGTTGAGTAGCGTGAGAGATCAATAACCTGCTAATAAACTCTCTTAAGTTAAGTAATACCTTTGGGCACCTTTGCTGCAGCTAGTGTGGGTTCCTGTCTTCACTGCAAGTTTAAAGGTTGCCGTAGGTTGGAGTTTTTTTGATGCCTAGGGCTGTGTGTATGGCAGCTTTGCAGTCGACAGGTTCATTACTGCCACTTTATTCTACggcactttatttattttattttctctccaCCCTACtttttgcacattttttttaacGGGTGAAGATTGGCACTAGCTTGCTTTTGAAAGCATTGGCACGTTTGTTTTGCCATTAGCTTGTGGACATCCCTTATCGTCACTCACTATGCAGACTGTCAAGGCTCATGTgctaagcatgcgctaatcccctagggccagattctgcagcCGGCGCCGGTATTGGCTGGCACATCCAAAACTGGCACCCGTCGCATGTCAATCAATTGCCGGTTGCAGAATCGAACCCGAGTCAAACATAGGCACTGGAATTGTAAACCAGGGTTTGATATAAATCACATCTATGAAGGCAGTGGCGTGgcgagggtgagcggcgcccgggGTGTGGTGGCAACTCTCCCTtgcctccttccccacccctgccACACACGCATGTACCTTCcctgtatctttttaacttcagcgTGAGCAGCCACTAACTTACTGCCCACGTCGGCTTCGGCActttctctgaaatcacttcctaggtgccggacccggaagtgatgtcagagaaagcgccAAAACCGACGCGGGCAGCACGTTAGTGACTGTTTGCCctgaagtaaaaaaggtactggggaatagaaggagcGTGCGTGCGGCagaaggaggagtgggaaggggggcaagaggaggagggatgccggcgccccgagcaagatggcgcctagggtggaccgcccccccccccctcatcctcCCTTATtacgcctaccagcacctaaggtcatttccagtgTTAACCATTCTGTCAACTGTAGGCACCTCCGTAGATGAGATTCtggtaccagaaatgtaggcgctggtgggtgcagtggcgtaccaagggcggagCGGGGGTAGCGGACCACCCCTGATGCACGCCCTAGGGGGCTGCACAGCCAGCTGGGTCTggaacctcctgggacctgcacttcagcgcagctgccggtccacccccacGGCCAAGAAAAAGGCTATGAAGCCGGTGGGAGCGGCGATagcgtcctttaaggaacactCTCCCGATCTGGCCCTATTCCACCCCCTTCGTGACGCCACTGGACagcattctcagccattggtcgacccAAGCAAGGTCCACCAATTGGTGAGAATGCTGTCCGGTGGTGTCACGAAGGGGacgggatagagccagatcaggagggtgttccttaaCAGGACACTTTCGTCGCTCCCGCTGGCTTCATAGCCTTTTTCGAAACGTAGCAGTGGCATatcaagggtgtgtgtgtgtgtgtgtgaaaaaaattatgggccgggggggggtatcaaaaaatgatgggccggggagggtgggtggtgtaaataatgatgggccccgggtgtcacatatcctaggtatgccactgggtgggtgcctatctttttttaaaatgcaatTTTAACTGCTTTTATATGACACGGTCAATTACCGCATCtcttaaaggcaattaaaccaatgAAGTTAGATGACAATAAAGCACCTATCTTCTGGCACTGCTTCCAGAATCGGGACCTTAGTGTAGAGCAATGGAGCTACACTAACACATTAGCACAAAACAAACCCACTCTCCGCCCCCAAACATGCCCCCTGTgtcaaaaaaagttatttttcgaTGTATGGGTAGCACATGACaaaattaccacaggatgcctcaGTGTGCCTCGCAGTACGCTATTATTTTGCTGCAGTAAGCAGGCCCAAATGTGTAACTGTGCCCCACCACTCAGATTCCACCTATATTAATGCCCACTCTCAAACTACACCCTCATCACATTTAGGCTGCATTTTATAGACTGACATGTGCACAGAATATTGGCTTTTATGTTGACGTGCACAGAAACGCACGTAGGTGGCAGTATTCTGGCCATCTATGCACTTTCTTGACATCTTTCGTATAGAATTTTCTCCAATATGTTTTAGTTTTCAAATataacataagaaaataaaatattaaggtATAAAGTGGAGTGGAAGAGTAGCGTATTGATTAGagcttattattttattattattttgcaggACTTCTCTGTGTATTGATTGGAGTGGTGGTGATTATGATGGACATCATTGTGCCTGAAAAACTGAAGGCATTTTTTAacctagatgaagaggaggaAGACATTCTGGTAGAAGAATACATTAACCCACactttctcaaaattgacacactCCACCCACCTCCAGATTTCAAGCTGACCATAAAAAACATCTAGAGAAGAATGGTTGGATTTTGATTCTGTGAAGTCAAGCAGTACGGACTTGTTGACTTTTTCCTAGCATATGGGCTGCTGGTAGGCCTCATTTGCTCAAGGAAGTGTAGGGGACTGTGGCCTCGGTCATCGAAAGCCTCTGGAGGCCCCCAGACGGCAAGTTCAACTTTCTAGAGACGAAGGCAAATTTCGTCATTTAACAATGTAGCAGCAAGAACTGAAGAGGAAGATGGCGGCTTCTGATTTTAAGCAGATGCTAGGGTATTTACTTCTAAACATATCATGCACATGGCTGGAGTTTCATGTAACCTATTTAGAATCATCTCCAGTAGGACTTCAGAGGCTCCACTTGGAACACAGAGAGGACTTTTCAGAATTCCTAGGAAACTGTACATGACTGAAATCTGAATGTATgtaccccctttccctctccctttcaTCTAACACTAACAAATATTCTTATATCAGAAGGTCAGACTGATACCTAATGGTTAGATCCCAAAACAAGGGCACAGGAAGAAAATTCCATCACTGCCAGTCTCCTAGCTTaatctccaatctttctctttacttttttttttcctttttctccatcACTCTTGCCTGAATCagtgggccttttctcccttgaacagaagagattgagaggggacatgattgaaacattcaaggtactgaagggaatagacttagtagataaggacaggttgttcaccctctccaaggtagggagaacgagaggacactctctaaaattgaaagggtgtagattccgtacaaacgtaaggaagttcttcttcacccagagagtggtagaaaactggaacgctcttctggagtctgtcataggagaaaacaccctccagggattcaagacaaagttagacaagttcctgctgaactagaacgtacgcaggtaggg is part of the Geotrypetes seraphini chromosome 14, aGeoSer1.1, whole genome shotgun sequence genome and encodes:
- the LOC117348566 gene encoding dual oxidase maturation factor 2-like, encoding MTLFDGIYPFYPQQRRVSFFDVDLMIVIIVFLTFACSFLLILPGIRGKARLYWFVRVITSLFIGAVIVAVNFTSDWEVGYVSTNTTYKAFSSVVVDADVGLRVGLLGVNITLTGNPVNQINETIDYNEQFSWDFGTDYDEEYNEGLRKGLPNPILYIAEKFTQDSPCGLHMQYRISGHYASATMWVAFCTWLISNVLFSMPMFVYGAYMTLVTAAFMIFSLVSFSTVKNAPMCVIQFGTTALYTAFGGSFWLTLATGLLCVLIGVVVIMMDIIVPEKLKAFFNLDEEEEDILVEEYINPHFLKIDTLHPPPDFKLTIKNI